In Streptacidiphilus sp. P02-A3a, the DNA window CGGCATGGCGGAGGTCTTCGGGGCCCAGGACGCCCGCCTGGGACGGACCGTGGCGATCAAGGTGCTCCGCCCGGACCTGGCCGAGGACGCCATCGCCCGGATGCGGTTCACCCGCGAGGCCCACGCCGTGGCCTCGCTGAACCACCACGCCGTCGTGGCCGTCTACGACACCGGCGAGGAGGCGCACGGCCAGGAGACCGTCCCGTACATCGTGATGGAGCTGGTCGAGGGCCACACGGTGCGCGAGTTGCTGCAGAGCGAGGAGCCGCCGCCGGTCGACCAGGCGCTGATCATCACCGCCGGGATCCTGGAGGCGCTGGCCTACAGCCACCGGCACGGCATCGTGCACCGGGACATCAAGCCCGCCAACGTCATCATCACCAACACCGGTGCGGTGAAGGTGATGGACTTCGGCATCGCCCGCGCGCTCACCGGGGCCACCAGCACCATGACCCAGACCGGCATGGTGATGGGCACGCCGCAGTACCTGTCGCCGGAGCAGGCCCTGGGCAAGGCGGTCGACCACCGCTCGGACCTGTACGCCACCGGCTGCATGCTGTACGAACTGCTCACGCTGCGACCGCCGTTCACCGGTGACACGCCGCTGTCGGTGGTCTACCAGCACGTCCAGGACGCCCCGGTGCCGCCGTCGCAGGCCAACGGGCGGGTCCCGGCGATGCTGGACGCGCTGGTGCTGCGCTCGCTGGCGAAGGACCCGGACGACCGGTTCCAGAGCGCCGACGAGATGCGCGCGCACGTGCAGCACATGCTGCGCACCATGCACCAGGGCACCGCGGTCACCGAGGCGCTGCCGTCCGGCGGGGCCGGTGCCATCGGCGCCCTGGGCGCGACGGGCGCGATGGGCGCGACCCGGATCGGCGACCCGAACGGCTACACCACCCCGATGGGCACCGTCAGCAACGGGCTGACCCCGGCCCTGGGCACCCCGATGCCGCCGAACCGCGGCGGGGGCGGCGGTGGCGCCACCGCTTACGAGGACCCGTACGACGACGGGCGCGACGAGCGCAACAGCCGCCGGGCGGTGTTCGCGGTGATCGCGGTGCTGGTCGCGATCGCGGCGATCACGGTCGGGGTGGCGCTGGCGATGCGCGGCTCGGGCAGCTCCGGCACGCCCACACCGGTGACCCCGCCGAGCGTGTCGAACACGCCCACCGACACCGGGCAGCCGAGCAGCCCGGCGCCGACCACCTCCCCCTCGGCGAGCGTCACCCCGAGCGACACGTACAGCCAGCCGGTGTACTCGCCGCCGCCGCCGGTGAGCCCGTCGCCGTCGCTGAGCCCGTCGCCGTCGCTGAGCCCCTCGCCGTCGCTGACGCCGTCGACGACCCCGTCGACGACCGCGTCCGAGAGCGTCACCCCGTCCGACGGCGGCTCGGTCAGCAGCAGTGCCTCGGCCAGCGGGCAGGCGGGCGGCACGCACAGCGTGCCGCCCGGCAACACGCAGTAGCCGGGGGGCGGTCGGGGCCCGTGGTCCGGGGTCAGTTCACGCAGGCGTCGAGGACCTGCTCGTACTCCTCGCACCACCAGGCGATCTGGGCGGCGGCGGCCGGGAACAGCGGGTCCACCCGCAGGTCCCGGCGCTGGTAGCGCCAGCGGAGCATCCAGAAGTCGTTCAGGCGTTCCCACCACACCCGGTGCACGCCCGCGGCGACCTCCTCCGGGCTGCTGCCGGAGGCCTCGCGGTAGGCGCGGGCGTAGCGGCGGACCCGGTTCAGGTCGAGCACGCCGGTGTCGGGGTGGTTGAAGAACAGGGTGGCGGCGCGGACCGCCTCCTCGGTGCGGGGCTTGAGGCCGAGCCGGTCCCAGTCGAGCACGGCGACCGGTTCCTGGCCGCGGTAGAGCAGGTTCAGCGGGTGGAAGTCGCCGTGCACCCAGCCGGTGGGCGGGGCGGCGTCGGCGGCGGGTCGGCGGTGGCCGTGCGCGTCCAGCAGGTCGAGCCGCTCGCGCAGCCGTCGCCGGGCCAGGGCGTCGATGGGCTCCTGCGGGTCCCGGTCGCGGGCCAGCGCCTGGAGTCCGACGATGGTCCGCCGGGTCTGCGCCGGGTCGGCGCTGGGCTGCGGCGGCGGTTGCGGGACGGGCGGGTGCAGCTGGGCGAGAGCGGTGTGCACCCGGCCGAGCAGTGCTCCGAGGGCAGAGCACTGCTCTGGTTCGAGAGCGGTGCCGGAGCGGTGCTCTCCCTCGACCCAGGGGAACAGCGCGTACCGGCGTCCGCGCAGCAGCACGAAGGTCCGCCCGTCGCGGGCGGCCAGCGGCGGGACCACCGGCAGGCCGAGGTCGCGCAGCCCGGCGACGGCCCGGTGCTGGGCGGCCAGGGCGCCGCTGGACGCGTGGCCGGCGTCGTCCAGGTACTGCTTGAGGAAGTAGCCGCCACCCGGACCGGTGATCCGCAGCCCCCGGTTCAGCAGCCCCTGGCTCACCCGTTCGGCGGAGCTCGCGATGACGTCCTGGTAGCGCCGCAGCACCGCGCCCACCGGAATCCCCTGTACCGACCGCGTTTCGGTCCCCGCTGCCACTGCCGCCAGAGCGGTCCGACCCTGTGTCACGGGCCGATGGTACGCCTACTGATCAAGGCGGTTGGGAGCGTTCCTCGGCGTGCAGTTTGGCGACGTAGGCGGCGGCCTGGGTGCGGCGCTCCATGCCGAGCTTGGACAGCAGCCCGGAGACGTAGTTCTTCACCGTCTTCTCCGCCAGGTGCAGTTCCAGGCCGATCTGCCGGTTGGTCATCCCCTCCCCGATCAGGTCGAGGATCCGCCGCTCCTGCGGGCCGAGCGCGGTCAGCCGGGGGTCGGGCCCGGCCTCGCCGCCGCGCAGCCGGGCCAGCACCCGGCCGGTGGCCGCCGGGTCCAGCAGCGACCGCCCTGCGGCCACGTCCCGCACCGCGGACCGCAGGTCAGGACCCCGGATGGACTTCAGCACATAGCCGGACGCGCCCGCCATGATCGAGTCGAACAGCGCCTGGTCGTCGAAGTAGGAGGTCAGTATCAGGCACTTGACCTCGGGCTGCCGGATGCGGATCTCCCGGCAGACGTCCACCCCGCTGCCGTCCGGCAGCCGGACGTCCAGCACCGCCACGTCCGGGCGGGCGGCGGGGATCCGGGCCAGCGCCTCGGCCACCGTCCCGGCCTCGCCGACGACCTCGACCCCGCCGTCGACGGACAGCACCTCCTGGACGCCCCGGCGGACCACCTCGTGGTCGTCCACCAGGAAGACCCGGATACGTCCGTCTTGTGTCATTGCACCAGATTGACACAAACACGCCGTAACGACGCTCCGAATTGTCCGGATATGACCCGATCTGCCGAGGCGGAGAGGTACGTGGACGTCCTAGGACAGAAGCACTGGGGGCTTCCGCTGGGTAACGTTCTCATGCAGGATCAGGGCACACCTACCGACGATCCTCACAACCCTTCCGCACACCCCGCGTGAAGAGCATTGGAGAGGGCGACCGGACCGGTTGCCGGCAACCCCGGACGCCGGAGAGACCGCGAGGAGTGAACGTGACCGTCAAGCGCAAGACGGGGGCGCCGAAGGCTGCCCCCGGCGACCACGGAACCCCTGCCGAGTCCGGCCCACCGGACCTGGTCCAGCTGCTGACCCCCGAAGGTGAGCGGCGGGAGCACCCGGACTTCTCCGTGGAGACCACTCCGGAGGAGCTCCGCTCGATCTACCGGGACCTGGTC includes these proteins:
- a CDS encoding protein kinase, whose protein sequence is MADNEHASGADESDAQRDSSAPYSGDDDVTAAQGSPVLPEPPRPETRRLSQHQPTGPDQRAQQQDPGANWEQPVAPGQQPPQQQQITSTGGLSVFGDGRYRLTRRLGRGGMAEVFGAQDARLGRTVAIKVLRPDLAEDAIARMRFTREAHAVASLNHHAVVAVYDTGEEAHGQETVPYIVMELVEGHTVRELLQSEEPPPVDQALIITAGILEALAYSHRHGIVHRDIKPANVIITNTGAVKVMDFGIARALTGATSTMTQTGMVMGTPQYLSPEQALGKAVDHRSDLYATGCMLYELLTLRPPFTGDTPLSVVYQHVQDAPVPPSQANGRVPAMLDALVLRSLAKDPDDRFQSADEMRAHVQHMLRTMHQGTAVTEALPSGGAGAIGALGATGAMGATRIGDPNGYTTPMGTVSNGLTPALGTPMPPNRGGGGGGATAYEDPYDDGRDERNSRRAVFAVIAVLVAIAAITVGVALAMRGSGSSGTPTPVTPPSVSNTPTDTGQPSSPAPTTSPSASVTPSDTYSQPVYSPPPPVSPSPSLSPSPSLSPSPSLTPSTTPSTTASESVTPSDGGSVSSSASASGQAGGTHSVPPGNTQ
- a CDS encoding phosphotransferase enzyme family protein, which encodes MGAVLRRYQDVIASSAERVSQGLLNRGLRITGPGGGYFLKQYLDDAGHASSGALAAQHRAVAGLRDLGLPVVPPLAARDGRTFVLLRGRRYALFPWVEGEHRSGTALEPEQCSALGALLGRVHTALAQLHPPVPQPPPQPSADPAQTRRTIVGLQALARDRDPQEPIDALARRRLRERLDLLDAHGHRRPAADAAPPTGWVHGDFHPLNLLYRGQEPVAVLDWDRLGLKPRTEEAVRAATLFFNHPDTGVLDLNRVRRYARAYREASGSSPEEVAAGVHRVWWERLNDFWMLRWRYQRRDLRVDPLFPAAAAQIAWWCEEYEQVLDACVN
- a CDS encoding response regulator transcription factor, whose product is MTQDGRIRVFLVDDHEVVRRGVQEVLSVDGGVEVVGEAGTVAEALARIPAARPDVAVLDVRLPDGSGVDVCREIRIRQPEVKCLILTSYFDDQALFDSIMAGASGYVLKSIRGPDLRSAVRDVAAGRSLLDPAATGRVLARLRGGEAGPDPRLTALGPQERRILDLIGEGMTNRQIGLELHLAEKTVKNYVSGLLSKLGMERRTQAAAYVAKLHAEERSQPP